A window of the Brassica napus cultivar Da-Ae chromosome C5, Da-Ae, whole genome shotgun sequence genome harbors these coding sequences:
- the LOC106435393 gene encoding vesicle transport v-SNARE 12-like, with translation MRRFSPTEKRRRISLLRLSLAWKKMMLEAISLQQSANLVCLSKLREYKSDLNQLKKDFKRVSSPDANQSTREDLMEPGMADVHAVSGDHGERFAMSMEMLDQSSNIIRESRRLMLETEVGISVVENLSQQRPNPPSRSH, from the exons ATGCGTCGCTTCTCTCCCACAGAG aagagaagaaggataAGCTTGCTGAGATTAAGTCTGGcttggaagaagatgatgcttG AGGCAATAAGTTTGCAGCAGAGTGCTAATCTTGTGTGTCTTTCTAAACTAAGAGAGTATAAATCTGATCTGAACCAATTGAAGAAAGATTTCAAACGAGTGTCTTCGCCAGATGCTAACCAATCTACACGTGAAGATCTGATGGAACCCGGAATGGCGGATGTGCATGCG GTATCAGGTGATCACGGTGAGAGATTTGCAATGTCAATGGAGATGCTTGACCAATCAAGCAACATAATCAGGGAGAGTAGAAGATTAATGCTGGAGACAGAGGTTGGCATCTCAGTTGTTGAAAATCTGAGCCAGCAACGCCCAAACCCTCCTTCACGCTCACACTAA